Proteins encoded within one genomic window of Bacteroides sedimenti:
- a CDS encoding right-handed parallel beta-helix repeat-containing protein yields the protein MEKKSHVKAIALLLMFFCLNGNLLSKTIYYVKTRGFGDGSSWASAAGNIQTMIDKAVAGDEVWVAKGLYFPTTETIARDARSRTYVLKDGVNVLGGFAGTESAIPQRALADLDKNGKIDSWEFVNATLLSGDIDGVEDVWTKTINSDGKTWEWTITGNTGNCYRVVTCQTDFTNKTNFDGFSIKGANGYETQLGGGIYGMANLSIANCTVNNCYAYGSGGGIYVLSSSVANCTISNCSTEYNGGGIYSESSSVANCTVSNCSTDMGGIYVLSSSVANCTVSNCSADYFQGGGIYAVTAYVANCTVCNCSVVDKGGGIYAIGTSTVANCAVNNCYAADKGGGIFADIYSTVAYCAASNNKTGSGGPDISGGLQMSNISPFVETAYIKPTSYIGIATTEAQQAELLSANWRLREASPCINAGIQTSVVTNNDIDGNPRIQYGLIDIGAYEFSVPTIQLPAVENFNNWTNFDGSNVLYNSATINGGPLQISWGIENQKAVFSWKTNLTSAYSEAFFTYQIDATKATNVFLRYDMYFKAYAGTITPLGTEKLGVDFSTDLQAWTSITSYSNQNGTIANKNYLHDISALAAGKTFFIRFNANGANSNRIEKWEIDNIIVDTDGKTAVQPTQEDKYKYSINNGMLIISNLDKGAFVQIYDVSGKLLNNENAMSKTDYYTLPCHGVYFITISSDSGDEKKKVVW from the coding sequence ATGGAAAAGAAAAGTCATGTAAAAGCAATTGCATTGCTATTAATGTTCTTCTGTTTGAATGGGAATTTATTATCTAAAACTATTTATTATGTGAAAACACGTGGATTTGGCGATGGCTCTTCATGGGCTAGTGCTGCTGGAAACATTCAAACAATGATTGATAAAGCCGTAGCTGGAGATGAGGTTTGGGTAGCAAAAGGACTTTATTTCCCCACAACTGAAACTATTGCACGGGATGCTCGCTCGCGTACTTATGTATTAAAAGATGGCGTGAATGTTTTGGGTGGATTTGCAGGAACAGAATCAGCTATTCCACAGCGTGCTTTAGCAGACTTAGATAAAAACGGGAAAATTGACTCGTGGGAGTTTGTAAATGCAACACTATTAAGTGGTGATATTGACGGAGTGGAAGATGTCTGGACAAAAACCATAAATTCCGATGGAAAAACATGGGAATGGACTATCACCGGAAATACAGGAAATTGCTACCGAGTGGTTACTTGCCAAACTGATTTTACAAATAAAACTAATTTCGATGGGTTCTCAATTAAAGGAGCAAATGGCTATGAAACACAACTCGGGGGTGGAATATATGGAATGGCCAACTTGTCTATAGCGAATTGCACAGTAAACAACTGTTATGCATATGGTAGCGGAGGTGGAATATATGTCCTATCTTCTTCTGTTGCCAATTGCACAATTAGCAACTGTTCTACAGAATATAACGGTGGTGGAATATATTCCGAATCTTCTTCTGTTGCCAATTGTACGGTTAGCAACTGTTCTACAGATATGGGAGGAATATATGTCCTATCTTCTTCTGTTGCCAATTGTACGGTTAGCAACTGTTCTGCAGATTATTTCCAAGGTGGTGGAATATATGCCGTTACTGCTTATGTCGCCAATTGCACAGTTTGTAACTGTTCTGTTGTAGATAAAGGTGGTGGAATATACGCTATAGGTACTTCTACTGTAGCCAATTGCGCTGTCAACAACTGTTACGCAGCAGATAAAGGTGGTGGAATATTTGCTGATATTTATTCTACTGTAGCCTACTGTGCTGCAAGCAACAATAAGACAGGTTCTGGAGGACCAGATATTTCAGGCGGATTACAAATGAGTAATATTAGTCCGTTTGTGGAAACTGCATATATAAAACCGACAAGTTATATTGGCATAGCAACAACTGAAGCACAACAAGCAGAGCTGCTCAGCGCTAATTGGCGTTTGCGTGAGGCCTCACCCTGTATTAATGCGGGTATTCAAACTTCTGTTGTTACTAATAATGACATTGATGGTAATCCGAGAATACAATATGGCTTAATAGATATAGGCGCTTATGAATTTAGTGTGCCCACCATCCAATTACCTGCCGTTGAGAATTTCAATAATTGGACGAATTTTGATGGTAGTAATGTTTTATACAATTCTGCAACAATCAATGGTGGACCACTACAGATAAGTTGGGGAATAGAAAACCAAAAGGCTGTATTTAGTTGGAAGACTAATTTAACATCAGCATACAGTGAAGCGTTCTTCACTTACCAAATAGATGCAACCAAAGCAACAAACGTTTTTCTACGCTACGATATGTACTTTAAAGCTTATGCGGGAACAATAACCCCTTTAGGAACAGAGAAATTAGGCGTTGACTTTTCTACTGATTTGCAGGCTTGGACATCAATTACAAGCTATTCCAATCAAAACGGCACAATTGCTAATAAAAACTATTTGCATGACATTAGTGCATTAGCAGCGGGAAAAACCTTCTTTATCCGCTTTAACGCAAATGGAGCAAACAGCAATAGGATTGAAAAATGGGAAATTGACAATATAATAGTTGACACAGATGGTAAAACTGCAGTACAACCAACACAGGAGGATAAATACAAATATTCAATTAACAATGGAATGCTGATTATAAGCAATTTGGATAAAGGAGCATTCGTTCAGATATACGATGTAAGCGGGAAACTTCTGAATAATGAAAATGCCATGTCAAAAACAGACTATTACACTTTACCTTGTCATGGAGTCTATTTTATAACGATTTCTTCTGATTCGGGAGATGAGAAAAAGAAGGTAGTTTGGTAA
- a CDS encoding sialidase family protein gives MKSVLNLTSITVVALLLSSCKSDELAQNDDTKEFIEIKENFEIYNGSIPNGWTGDIMVAMDGSVLADRRSVDGGRTWGPRIPLLGGAGRVLDETTGDILKLDPGGAGKKPQNFMYRSKDNGLTWVKEDIVRYPDINGWVPIISGCEEGITLRHGKHKGRLLLPSRVLINYDATNDSLLPYHYSSANYSDDGGKTWHTSAPYPVSGTGEAALVELSDGTIYYNSRNHNRDGNRDIAWSYDGGETWQDQSISKELPDGPPRVYGNKAGLVRLEIEGQDILVFSMTDNPLGPVAIHSTVGRINITVWASFDGGKTWPVKRLVHQKGGYSHLAAGRPGTPSEGLIYLTTDGVYARFNLAWITHGKDWHEFLKK, from the coding sequence ATGAAGAGTGTTCTGAATCTTACGTCAATAACTGTTGTTGCACTTTTGCTCTCCTCCTGTAAAAGTGATGAGCTAGCACAGAATGACGACACGAAAGAGTTTATTGAAATTAAAGAGAATTTTGAGATTTACAATGGCTCCATTCCAAATGGATGGACAGGAGATATCATGGTTGCTATGGATGGCTCAGTATTGGCCGACCGTAGAAGTGTAGACGGTGGAAGGACCTGGGGACCACGAATTCCTTTATTGGGTGGAGCCGGAAGAGTTCTGGATGAAACCACCGGAGATATTCTGAAACTAGACCCGGGAGGCGCAGGCAAGAAGCCACAGAATTTTATGTACCGTAGCAAAGACAACGGACTGACCTGGGTTAAAGAAGATATTGTGCGATATCCGGACATCAACGGATGGGTACCTATCATATCAGGATGCGAGGAGGGCATCACACTTCGCCACGGGAAACACAAAGGAAGATTGTTGCTTCCTTCAAGAGTACTGATAAATTACGATGCAACCAACGATTCATTGCTTCCTTACCACTACAGCAGCGCCAACTATTCGGACGATGGAGGAAAAACATGGCATACAAGCGCACCCTATCCTGTTTCGGGAACCGGAGAGGCCGCATTGGTAGAACTCTCCGACGGAACCATCTACTACAATTCGCGCAATCATAACCGTGACGGAAATAGGGATATTGCCTGGAGCTATGACGGAGGAGAAACCTGGCAAGACCAATCCATTAGCAAAGAACTTCCCGACGGTCCTCCCAGAGTATATGGAAACAAAGCCGGATTGGTGCGTCTGGAAATTGAGGGGCAAGATATCCTGGTTTTCAGCATGACAGATAATCCTTTGGGGCCTGTAGCTATTCACAGCACGGTTGGGCGTATCAACATTACCGTATGGGCTAGCTTTGATGGCGGGAAAACATGGCCGGTAAAACGGTTGGTACATCAAAAAGGAGGATATTCCCATCTGGCAGCCGGGCGGCCCGGAACCCCCAGCGAAGGATTGATATACCTTACAACCGATGGCGTGTATGCCCGCTTCAACCTTGCGTGGATAACACACGGGAAGGACTGGCACGAGTTTCTGAAAAAATAA
- a CDS encoding adenosine kinase has translation MDKIIGLGNALVDVLATLNNDDILHEMGLPKGSMQLIDETKLQQINTRFSQMSTHLATGGSAGNAILGLASLGAGTGFIGKVGNDDLGRFYRDNLIQNNIDEKLLVCDLPSGIASTFISPDGERTFGTFLGAASTLKADDLTIDMFVGYTYLFIEGYLVQDHEMILHAIKLAKKAGLQICLDLASYNVVESDLQFITLLVDQYVDIVFANEEEAKSFTGKEPKEALNVIASMCSIAIVKIGSKGSYIKKGTEEVHAKAISVNKVVDTTGAGDYFAAGFLYGLTCGYSLEKCANIGSVLSGNVIQVIGTTMPKHQWDEIKLNINNIISQ, from the coding sequence ATGGATAAAATAATAGGTTTAGGCAATGCCTTGGTTGATGTTCTTGCAACACTCAACAACGACGACATACTTCATGAGATGGGACTACCCAAAGGAAGTATGCAACTAATAGATGAGACTAAGCTTCAGCAGATTAACACCCGATTTTCTCAGATGAGCACCCATCTGGCCACAGGTGGTTCGGCCGGAAATGCCATTCTGGGACTGGCAAGCCTCGGTGCAGGCACCGGATTTATCGGAAAAGTGGGAAATGATGATTTAGGAAGATTTTACCGCGATAATCTGATTCAAAACAATATCGACGAGAAATTATTGGTTTGCGATTTGCCTTCGGGAATTGCCTCAACCTTTATTTCACCGGATGGCGAAAGAACCTTCGGAACTTTCTTGGGAGCAGCATCAACCCTGAAAGCGGACGACCTGACCATCGACATGTTCGTTGGATATACCTATCTCTTTATTGAAGGTTACCTGGTGCAGGACCATGAAATGATTCTTCATGCAATCAAATTGGCTAAAAAAGCGGGATTGCAAATTTGCCTGGACTTGGCAAGCTACAACGTGGTTGAGAGCGACCTGCAATTCATCACTTTATTGGTGGACCAATATGTAGACATCGTTTTTGCCAATGAAGAAGAGGCAAAATCGTTTACCGGCAAGGAGCCTAAAGAAGCCCTGAATGTAATAGCCAGCATGTGCAGCATCGCCATCGTTAAGATTGGCTCCAAAGGTTCTTATATTAAGAAAGGAACTGAAGAGGTTCATGCAAAAGCTATCTCGGTAAATAAGGTGGTTGACACAACCGGTGCGGGCGATTACTTTGCCGCCGGATTCCTTTATGGCTTAACCTGCGGATATAGCCTTGAGAAATGTGCAAATATAGGCTCCGTACTATCCGGAAATGTAATTCAGGTAATTGGAACCACTATGCCAAAACATCAATGGGATGAAATAAAGTTAAATATTAACAATATTATTTCTCAATAA
- the amrB gene encoding AmmeMemoRadiSam system protein B: MSDKHSAYDRQPAVAGQFYPGSAEKLQYELNILFAEAAPKEYRNVRAIITPHAGYVFSGIVAASAFNQIDASANYQHVFIIGSSHRAYFEGASIYCDGDFLMPYGKEVVDTELGKKLVELHPDIFTADRQPHLSEHSIEVQLPFLHHVLKGNYKIVPILLGTAEPAICQRIALALKPYLNGENLFVISTDFSHYPGYENARSVDLLTERAIISNNPKHLLEVLAENAHKHIPHLATSLCGWPSVLTLLYMTEDNRSLLYQGVKYNNSGDAAMFGDRSQVVGYWAIAVTETKASKEDFSLTDEEKQRLLHEARGAIEKLFRKVDRPPLDIVECSSGLKAHCGAFVSLHKKDGSLRGCIGQLTADRPLIQTVRDKAVWAAIYDSRFPPLKEEELEDIVIEISALSPLRQIADISEIELGVHGIYLVKGFYSGVFLPQVATETGWDKETFLGHCARDKAGIGWEGWKDAEIYIFTATVFGESE, translated from the coding sequence ATGAGTGACAAACATTCCGCTTATGACAGGCAGCCTGCGGTGGCCGGACAATTCTATCCTGGCAGTGCCGAAAAATTACAGTATGAACTGAATATACTTTTTGCGGAAGCTGCTCCGAAAGAGTACCGTAATGTCCGGGCCATTATTACTCCACATGCAGGGTATGTGTTTTCCGGTATAGTTGCCGCATCGGCTTTTAATCAGATTGATGCTAGTGCCAATTATCAGCATGTATTCATAATAGGTTCATCTCACCGAGCCTATTTTGAGGGAGCATCAATCTATTGCGACGGAGATTTCCTGATGCCCTACGGAAAAGAGGTGGTGGATACCGAACTTGGGAAAAAGCTGGTTGAACTTCATCCCGATATTTTTACGGCCGACCGACAGCCTCATTTAAGTGAACATAGCATAGAGGTGCAACTCCCTTTCCTGCATCATGTACTGAAAGGTAATTACAAGATTGTACCAATTCTTTTGGGAACCGCCGAACCGGCAATCTGCCAGCGGATTGCTTTGGCGCTTAAACCCTATCTGAATGGGGAAAACCTCTTTGTAATCAGCACCGATTTCTCTCATTATCCGGGTTATGAAAATGCTCGATCGGTGGATTTGCTGACTGAACGGGCCATTATCTCCAATAACCCGAAACATTTGCTTGAGGTACTGGCTGAGAATGCACATAAGCACATTCCTCATCTGGCAACCAGTTTGTGCGGATGGCCGTCGGTATTGACTTTGCTTTATATGACCGAGGATAATCGTTCTTTATTGTATCAAGGGGTGAAATACAACAATTCCGGAGATGCCGCGATGTTTGGCGATAGGAGTCAGGTGGTGGGGTATTGGGCAATTGCAGTTACCGAAACCAAGGCAAGCAAGGAAGACTTCTCATTGACAGATGAAGAAAAGCAGCGATTGCTGCATGAGGCGAGAGGGGCAATCGAGAAGTTGTTCCGAAAAGTGGATCGACCACCGCTGGATATTGTAGAATGTTCTTCCGGATTGAAGGCTCATTGTGGAGCTTTTGTATCTCTTCATAAGAAAGACGGTTCATTGCGTGGATGTATCGGTCAGCTGACGGCTGACAGACCCCTGATTCAGACCGTGCGTGATAAGGCGGTATGGGCTGCTATTTACGATTCCCGTTTTCCGCCGTTAAAGGAAGAGGAGTTAGAGGATATTGTTATTGAGATTTCGGCGCTATCTCCTTTGCGTCAGATTGCAGATATTTCTGAAATTGAGCTGGGAGTGCATGGAATTTACCTGGTGAAAGGTTTCTACAGTGGAGTTTTCCTCCCTCAGGTGGCTACAGAAACAGGATGGGATAAGGAGACTTTCCTGGGGCATTGTGCCCGCGATAAGGCCGGCATTGGATGGGAAGGATGGAAAGATGCTGAGATTTATATATTCAC
- the purE gene encoding 5-(carboxyamino)imidazole ribonucleotide mutase yields MTPVVSIIMGSTSDLPVMDKAAAFLNDMEVPFEINALSAHRTPEAVEEFSKNAKERGIKIIIAAAGMAAHLPGVIAASTTLPVIGVPIKSTLEGMDALLAIVQMPPGIPVATVGINASLNAAILAVQILSLSDKELETKLSAYKDGLKKKIVKANEELKEVKYQFKTN; encoded by the coding sequence ATGACACCAGTAGTAAGTATTATTATGGGCAGTACATCGGATCTGCCGGTTATGGACAAAGCGGCAGCCTTCCTGAATGACATGGAGGTCCCTTTCGAAATCAACGCATTATCCGCTCATCGTACCCCCGAAGCAGTAGAAGAGTTTTCAAAGAATGCCAAAGAACGTGGTATTAAGATTATTATAGCCGCAGCAGGAATGGCTGCCCATCTTCCGGGCGTTATTGCCGCGTCTACCACATTGCCCGTGATTGGCGTTCCCATCAAGTCAACCCTGGAAGGGATGGATGCCCTTCTTGCCATTGTTCAGATGCCTCCGGGAATTCCGGTAGCTACAGTGGGAATCAATGCTTCCCTTAATGCCGCTATTCTGGCTGTTCAGATTCTATCGCTGTCGGACAAAGAGCTTGAAACGAAGTTATCAGCCTACAAAGATGGCTTGAAAAAGAAGATTGTAAAAGCCAACGAAGAGCTGAAAGAGGTTAAGTATCAGTTTAAAACAAATTAA
- a CDS encoding SMI1/KNR4 family protein: MAEENNIISCNKYKVYLFENNQLKMKNSEISSLLYKFENLGIGNSSDGATMIGKAPHVGPKAWLNILFPTLNKEELFYLSEELKTEIPKEYADFLLNFSNGLNVLSSTLSLYGLRKQINRDIEANVRQPYSIITPNLYERPHNAKDSYFFIGGYNWDGSHLYIDKETNIVHCCERWDATSRKQWNSLEEMILSEIKRLYKLFDDNGVELDEDKETIPY, encoded by the coding sequence TTGGCAGAAGAAAATAACATTATTTCATGTAATAAATATAAGGTATATCTCTTCGAAAACAATCAATTAAAAATGAAAAACTCAGAAATATCAAGCTTGTTGTACAAATTCGAAAATTTAGGAATAGGAAATTCAAGCGATGGAGCCACCATGATAGGCAAAGCGCCTCATGTTGGACCAAAAGCCTGGCTAAATATCTTATTCCCTACATTGAATAAAGAAGAATTATTTTATTTGAGTGAAGAATTAAAAACTGAAATACCAAAAGAATACGCTGATTTTTTGTTAAATTTTAGCAATGGGCTAAATGTATTATCGTCAACACTCAGCTTGTATGGTCTTAGAAAGCAAATAAACCGTGATATAGAAGCGAATGTAAGACAACCATATTCAATAATAACACCTAATCTCTATGAAAGACCACATAATGCAAAAGATAGTTACTTTTTTATCGGCGGTTATAACTGGGATGGTTCGCATCTTTATATAGACAAAGAAACAAATATTGTTCATTGCTGTGAAAGATGGGATGCTACATCAAGAAAACAATGGAACTCTTTAGAAGAAATGATATTATCTGAAATAAAAAGATTATATAAACTCTTCGATGATAATGGCGTAGAGCTTGATGAGGATAAAGAGACGATACCGTATTAA
- a CDS encoding 4-hydroxy-3-methylbut-2-en-1-yl diphosphate synthase, with translation MDYFNYSRRKSSVVNIGGTPLGGDNPIRVQSMTNTSTQDTEACVAQIKRIVAAGGEYVRLTTQGVKEAENLMNINIALRETGCMVPLVADVHFNPKVADVAAHYAEKVRINPGNYVDSARTFKQLEYTDEEYAHELQKIRERFVPFLNICKENYTAIRIGVNHGSLSDRIMSRYGDTPEGIVESCMEFLRICVEENFNAVVISIKASNTVVMVRTVRLLVATMEKEGMEFPLHLGVTEAGDAEDGRIKSALGIGALLSDGLGDTIRVSLSEEPEFEIPVARKLVDYVGSRADHLYIPGVAADEFDYLSPSRRKTFAVRNIGGDNLPVVIADRMDGNQEYNPQFTPDYIYAARELPQTCLKGVGYILDGDVWSGEENTYPAFNFNSIDGLKASKAELNFLFLPYMALTDQLALELKAIKNVVIISQSNHQNRLGEHRALVHQLISAGCEHPVVFFQQYMENEAENLQVKSAADMGALVFDGFCDGIFLFNQGSLSHAVIDATAFGILQAGRIRTSKTEYISCPGCGRTLFDLQSTIARVKAATSHLTGLKIGIMGCIVNGPGEMADADYGYVGAGRGKISLYKKKECIEKNIPEEQAVEKLIELIKANGDYIEKA, from the coding sequence ATGGACTATTTCAATTATTCCCGTCGAAAATCATCCGTAGTAAACATTGGTGGCACTCCACTTGGTGGAGATAATCCAATACGTGTACAATCAATGACCAACACATCTACCCAGGATACGGAGGCATGTGTTGCTCAGATTAAACGGATTGTAGCTGCAGGTGGCGAGTATGTGCGCCTTACAACCCAAGGAGTCAAAGAAGCGGAGAACCTGATGAACATCAATATCGCTCTTCGGGAAACCGGTTGCATGGTTCCGTTGGTGGCCGATGTTCATTTCAATCCAAAAGTGGCCGATGTGGCGGCACATTATGCCGAAAAAGTAAGGATCAACCCCGGAAACTATGTCGATTCGGCCCGTACCTTCAAACAACTAGAGTATACCGATGAAGAGTATGCACACGAACTGCAGAAAATCCGCGAGCGCTTTGTGCCCTTCCTTAACATCTGCAAGGAGAACTATACGGCTATCCGCATCGGGGTGAATCACGGTTCACTGTCCGACCGCATCATGAGCCGTTATGGCGATACGCCCGAAGGAATTGTCGAGTCGTGCATGGAATTTCTTCGCATTTGTGTGGAAGAGAATTTCAATGCCGTGGTTATCTCCATCAAGGCATCCAATACGGTGGTGATGGTAAGAACCGTCCGTCTTCTTGTGGCAACGATGGAGAAGGAGGGAATGGAGTTTCCGTTGCACCTCGGGGTTACCGAAGCGGGCGATGCAGAAGACGGAAGAATTAAATCGGCCCTGGGTATCGGCGCTCTTTTGTCGGATGGCCTTGGCGATACCATTCGGGTGTCGCTCAGCGAAGAACCCGAGTTCGAGATTCCGGTAGCCAGAAAACTGGTGGATTATGTAGGCAGCCGTGCCGACCATTTATACATTCCCGGCGTGGCAGCTGATGAATTTGACTACCTTTCCCCTTCCCGACGGAAGACATTTGCCGTGCGGAACATTGGCGGAGACAATCTTCCGGTGGTGATTGCCGACCGGATGGATGGCAATCAGGAGTACAATCCGCAGTTTACCCCCGATTACATCTATGCCGCCCGCGAACTTCCGCAAACCTGCCTCAAAGGAGTGGGATACATTTTGGATGGCGATGTGTGGTCGGGAGAAGAGAACACTTATCCTGCATTCAACTTCAACAGCATTGACGGACTAAAGGCGTCGAAGGCAGAACTCAACTTCCTGTTCCTTCCCTATATGGCGCTGACCGACCAGCTGGCCTTGGAACTGAAAGCAATCAAAAATGTAGTAATCATTTCCCAAAGCAATCACCAGAACCGGTTAGGCGAGCACCGTGCGTTGGTTCACCAGCTCATTTCGGCAGGCTGCGAGCATCCGGTGGTTTTCTTCCAGCAATACATGGAGAATGAGGCCGAAAACCTTCAGGTAAAATCGGCTGCCGACATGGGTGCTCTAGTCTTCGATGGTTTCTGCGACGGCATTTTTCTCTTTAACCAGGGAAGCCTGAGTCACGCGGTGATTGATGCAACCGCCTTCGGTATCCTGCAGGCGGGGCGTATCCGCACCAGTAAAACGGAATACATCTCCTGTCCCGGATGCGGAAGAACCCTTTTCGATCTGCAATCTACCATTGCCCGTGTCAAAGCGGCCACCAGTCACCTTACCGGTCTCAAGATCGGTATCATGGGCTGTATTGTCAACGGTCCCGGCGAAATGGCCGATGCCGATTACGGCTATGTTGGCGCCGGTCGCGGCAAGATTAGCCTTTACAAAAAGAAGGAATGCATTGAAAAGAATATTCCCGAAGAACAGGCAGTCGAGAAGCTGATTGAACTGATCAAGGCTAACGGAGATTATATCGAGAAAGCGTAA
- a CDS encoding NUDIX domain-containing protein yields the protein MHPLAQFSFCPKCGSSHFEEHNEKSKACRDCGFVYYFNPSSATVAVILNEKNELLVCRRAKEPHKGTLDLPGGFIDMHETAEEGVAREVLEETNLKVDKATYLFTLPNIYVYSGFPVHTLDMFFLCEVKDTSSFKAMDDVADSFFLPLEQVNPEEFGLDSVREGVIRFKSLR from the coding sequence ATGCATCCATTAGCTCAGTTTTCTTTCTGTCCCAAATGCGGTTCTTCCCATTTTGAAGAGCACAATGAAAAGTCGAAGGCATGTCGTGACTGCGGGTTTGTTTACTATTTCAATCCTTCATCGGCCACAGTTGCTGTTATTCTGAATGAAAAGAATGAGTTGCTGGTTTGCCGCCGGGCAAAGGAACCCCATAAAGGAACGCTGGATTTGCCGGGTGGTTTCATCGATATGCACGAAACAGCCGAGGAGGGCGTTGCCCGCGAGGTGCTTGAGGAGACGAATCTGAAGGTAGATAAGGCAACTTACCTTTTTACTTTGCCAAACATATATGTTTATTCCGGTTTCCCGGTACATACACTCGACATGTTTTTTTTGTGTGAAGTGAAGGATACTTCCTCTTTTAAAGCTATGGATGATGTGGCCGACTCTTTTTTTCTGCCGTTGGAACAGGTCAACCCCGAGGAGTTCGGGCTGGATTCGGTCAGGGAAGGAGTAATCCGGTTTAAGTCATTGCGGTAA
- a CDS encoding S41 family peptidase, giving the protein MKKFLAKKMMLLVGLVLLGLTFSSFKDDDKNFKVAKNLDIFNTIFKELNIYYVDTINPDKSIKVGIDAMLDGLDPYTEYYPEEEMGDLNLMLKGSYGGIGSIITYYKGRVAIDEPYEGMPAAKVGLKAGDVLLEIDGKDLKGKSVAQVSEMLKGQIGTSFMLKVERPGAKKPLEFKLTRESIQIPAVPYYSVEANNTGYIQLNSFTGKPSKEFKDAFLALKKKGITSLVIDLRNNGGGLLDEAVEIANMFIPRGKEIVSTKGRIKQGDRSYKTTREPIDPEIPITVLVNNSSASASEILAGAFQDLDRAVIIGTRTFGKGLVQTTRNLPYGGNLKLTTAKYYIPSGRCVQAIDYKHRNEDGSVGRVPDSLTTVFHTAAGREVRDGGGIMPDVEIKVEKAPNILFYLVMDKLIFEYANDYCVKHPTIASAKDFVLTDEDYNEFKALVNKANFKYDRQSDKVLKNLKEVAEFEGYMDEASEEFKALEKKLSHNLDRDLDHFAKDIKSVISTEIVKRSQFQKGAIIQQLKGDEELAKAIELLKDQDKYKSLLKPGKTNAEQKSVATAK; this is encoded by the coding sequence ATGAAAAAGTTCCTTGCTAAAAAAATGATGCTCCTGGTAGGACTGGTTCTGCTGGGACTCACCTTTTCCAGTTTCAAAGACGACGATAAGAACTTTAAGGTTGCCAAGAATCTGGATATATTCAACACTATTTTCAAGGAGTTGAACATCTACTACGTAGACACCATCAACCCCGACAAGAGTATAAAAGTGGGAATCGACGCCATGCTTGATGGGTTAGACCCCTACACGGAATACTATCCGGAAGAGGAAATGGGCGATTTGAACCTGATGCTGAAGGGAAGTTACGGTGGAATTGGTTCTATCATCACCTACTATAAAGGACGAGTAGCTATTGACGAACCTTATGAAGGGATGCCTGCTGCAAAGGTAGGATTAAAAGCGGGTGATGTGTTGCTCGAGATAGATGGGAAAGACCTCAAAGGGAAATCGGTAGCTCAGGTAAGCGAAATGCTGAAAGGACAAATAGGCACTAGCTTTATGCTGAAGGTGGAACGCCCCGGCGCCAAGAAACCTTTGGAATTTAAGCTTACCAGAGAATCAATTCAGATTCCGGCAGTACCATATTACAGCGTGGAAGCCAATAATACCGGATACATTCAGTTGAACTCTTTCACTGGAAAGCCATCCAAGGAATTCAAGGACGCTTTTCTGGCGCTTAAGAAAAAAGGAATCACCTCTTTAGTCATCGACTTGCGCAACAACGGAGGTGGATTACTGGATGAAGCGGTTGAGATTGCCAATATGTTTATTCCAAGAGGAAAAGAGATTGTTTCTACTAAAGGAAGAATAAAGCAAGGAGACAGAAGCTATAAAACAACCCGTGAGCCGATTGACCCCGAAATTCCTATCACTGTGCTGGTAAACAATTCATCAGCTTCAGCATCCGAGATTCTTGCCGGAGCCTTCCAGGACCTGGATCGTGCAGTAATTATCGGAACAAGAACATTTGGAAAAGGACTGGTTCAAACCACCCGTAATCTTCCTTATGGCGGCAACCTGAAACTGACAACTGCAAAGTACTACATACCCAGCGGACGATGCGTTCAGGCCATTGATTACAAACACCGCAACGAAGACGGAAGCGTGGGTCGTGTGCCCGATAGCCTGACAACAGTGTTCCATACTGCTGCCGGAAGAGAAGTCCGCGACGGTGGAGGAATTATGCCGGATGTGGAAATCAAGGTGGAAAAAGCACCCAACATCCTTTTTTATCTGGTAATGGACAAGCTGATCTTTGAATATGCAAACGACTATTGCGTGAAGCACCCTACAATTGCATCTGCAAAAGACTTTGTACTGACAGACGAAGATTACAACGAATTCAAGGCATTGGTAAACAAAGCAAACTTTAAATACGACCGCCAGAGCGACAAGGTTCTTAAGAATCTGAAAGAGGTGGCCGAATTCGAAGGCTATATGGACGAAGCTTCGGAAGAGTTTAAGGCATTGGAAAAGAAGCTAAGCCACAACTTAGACCGCGACCTGGACCATTTTGCCAAGGATATCAAATCGGTTATCTCAACGGAGATTGTAAAACGTTCACAATTCCAGAAGGGAGCCATCATTCAGCAGCTGAAAGGGGATGAAGAACTTGCAAAAGCCATTGAACTGCTCAAGGACCAGGATAAATACAAGAGTCTCCTGAAACCGGGCAAAACAAACGCAGAGCAGAAATCTGTCGCAACAGCAAAATAA